The genome window AATTGGATGACCAATAATTCCAAAAGATTAAGCTTTTAGGAAAGGACCCATTATGTAATAGGTTCTAATAATGTGGTTGCTAGGGTTACTTGAAGGAGAATTGTGAAATGATTTCTTTATTCTATCTTAATTTTGcttaattttaagatattttcatAAACTGCCCAGGGATTTGATTATGCTTTTAATAGCCTCTTCGTAGGGTATTAGTGGTTTATATGCTGTACTCATGCATTTTCCGTGCAATTTGTATTCATCTGTTCTTGAACTGATATCATTGGATGGCACCGTCTAACATTGGGCATTATTGTAAGCTTGGGAACTGTCATCTGTGGAGTACATGATTGACCCTCACTCAATCTTCAGGTGGGAAATGATTTCTGTTTGCTATGTTTCGGATGCACTCACTTTTATTGTGTTCCATTTTATGACAACTTATCTTGCAAACATTTGATGGCCGTACTCGTGCTATGTTTTATTGAGTTCAGTTATAGTTATGGATCCCTTCCTGGTATTGAGCTTTGTTGGGGTTGACATCCCTTATATATTCAAGTGACATTAAACTATTTTCTAACAGGTATATATATACTGAATTAGATGGGTATCATTAATGATATGGTAAATGTAAACATTCCAATTTTTGGAAGTTTTACATTAGATTTGAGAACAGCATCTTTGTGATTAGATATGGGGACTAAAAGTCTATTGGAAGAAACAATAGTGATAGATTCATCTATGTTAAGGACGCCTCTAACCAAAACATATTGCAGGCTGTATAAAGCTGGTTCACTAATATTGTTTCTgacaattaaaaataaaaacagaCCAGGAAGGAGAATGTGGGCCTTTGCTCAGTTATAAGACTACTCCAGTTGGAACTTACATGTCATGGGTTTAAGTTTCTTAAAAACAATCTGTGAGCAGGTACAAGGTTGCACATATTTGATCATAGCCAGATGCGCTGTTTGTGGGAGCCATAAGCACTAAACAACATTTTACAAGTCTAGGAACAGATGAAGCTGAATTTATGCATGTATGTGTATTTATGTTATATAAATATCTCCTCTTTTGggtgtcatcaacatttatttgttCTTCTAACATCCAGAGGAGAAGATGAACTGCTTGGCTCAGTGTGTATTGGTGCTTCGGGTCTCATGGAAATGACAGGCGCATCAACCATACAGTCGTTGTTCCTGAACCTGCATTTTCTTTGTCGGATGCCCCTGCACTAAAAAATGCAAGCCATCCATCTGAACCGAGGCTTCTATATGTTGCACCTCCTTTCTCTCCGGTTTCCTTTCTGCCATCGGGTACTTCATCTGCTGGTCAATCTCCTGTATGTCCTCTATCTCTTTCTGTTCTGTTACCAAGTTTGTATTCTCCCAGCGGCTGAGTTTCACCTCCTGTCATTTCCACCTTCACAGCCAAACCTTCGACTGCTCACTGTACCCCTCTCCAGAACCCTTGCATTGCAGAACACCTTCATCTCCTGAGGTGCCAGTAGCCAAATTGTTGTTTACTTCCCTCGATACCAACTGCAAGAAGAGTGAGGTGTATAAGCTGCAATCCTACCAGTTCTATCCTGGAAGCCCAATAGGTTGCCTCATATCACCAAGCTCGGGTTGTTCAGGTAGTTCATCGCCTTTCCCTGATCCCAAATTCTATTCCTGTGCTGGTGGCTACTTCCAATTGTTCCCTATTGGTGGACCACCAAAAATCTTAATTGCTGAAGGGATTGCTGCACGGCAACTTACACCAGCACATACTCAAAATGGTGGGTCACTTTTAGATCGTCAGATATCGGCAGCTGCATCAATAGAGGAGTCTGCTACCATGCCTAAGAATAATGAACACTTGGTGGATCAGAGAGCATCATTTGAATAACTACACAAGAGTTTTCGTTCTGCTTGTAAATGAAAGTAGCAGATAGCAGGAGAATCAGCACTGATGATACCTGCCATGACTTGCCTGAGAAAGTACTGGCTTCTGTTTCCCTCTCTCCGGCTAAAGAGTTCAAATTTGATGGACGGGGTATTGTCAGAGCCTAATGTTGGTTCAGACTGGTGGGCCAGTGAGAAGGCCGCGACACAGCAACTGAGCATCTGGAAGAGTTGGAAATTCTTCCCAACCGAGCATCAGGTGTAAGCTGAAAGGTCACTTTGCCTTGCTTCATATACGTCAAGGGAGGATCCTATGTCAACTGACCACTGAGTGTCCTCATCTGAAATCCCAACGGCAAGTATCAGAACCACCTTTTAATATCTTTGCTCAAGTTACAGTGAAGCAATTCAATTGGGCTACATGAATTTGACTTTCAGAGATAGTACAGTTCATAAAGATGAGATTGCAAATGTCTCTTGATATGAACTGCATTTCATTGTAACATATTTGGTGGAATCATGGGTTCTGTTCGAGAATTTCCAAGCAGGTACCTCTATATATTTGGTTCTGATTCATCTTCTGTTTACTATTTGCCTTACAACAGCTACTGCTTGGAAATGTGTTGTTTCACTTTCTCACGTTTTCACGACTCCAATGAATTCATGTTGTTGCATGGACCATACCTATTTCACTGCCTTTAAATTATGTAAATATGTTAGATCTGTAGGTTTGGTATGTTGAATATAAAAGACATAAAACAAGTCACTTGCAGCTGTCCCTCTGTGATTTTGTTATATACGCCAACACTAATGTACAAGATGTCGATAAAGATAAGGTTTGATCCTAAAATCTTATTATCAACTATCATATTCTTTACCAATTAATATAGTTCAAATTCTTCCAAATTTGGATGAGTATAACTTCCGGTCCATTATTTTGGTAAATAGGTGTCTAATTTTTAACATTGTGCTTTAATAAAAATCAATATCTTAAAGAAACAATGTGCCCCACCTGGGGAGTATAACTTGGTTCCCAAGTTTTAGACGTCCCGAAACTGTGCCCTCCGTGACGCCCGCAATTTGCTTTTGTCCCTCGTATCTGGGTCCCGCATGCCCTCCGTCACTCCTCCAATCGCGTGGTAGGTGGCCCAAGGGGTGGATGCAGATCGAGGAAACGTGTGGTCGATTCGATCTCCGGTTCTCCAAATCAAAAATTCCCGGGCGTtctttatataataaatataaatatgttctTCCGCTTTCCATTTCAACATTTGCATCTTCCTCGTGACGCCTCCGTCCCAAAACCTTTGTCCGTCTCGTGTTACAATTTAACCCCCCACGAGGCTCCTTTCTTACTACTCATTTATCAAGATACCCACGCGCTTGGGCTCATTTTGCAACCGGTTCACTGAACCGGCCTTCGATTAGGCTCGGCCATACCCGCAGCCTCGGTGTTGCCGTTTGACAAAACGTGGCCGATCACTTGCCTTTTGACCCGCCCGGTTTGAGCCGGTCCGGTGAGTAGATTAGTCACTCGGTATGTCGACCGGGTTCGTTTTGCCCCTTCCCATTTTATTTCGGCTCTCTGTGTCCTCGCTCCAATTGCTATTGTTATTATTTGAGGCTACtcctattatgattattattaatgTTTTTCCTCGCCTGCCCGCTTCGTCTCCCCCTTCCAGAGAACACGCGGCCCCTCTCTTTTCCCTATCTTCTCCCGTATATAAATCGAGGCCAAACCCTAATTTTCCCAACTCTTTGACTCCCGTTtcccccctcctcttcttcctcctcctcatcggCCGCCGCCGCACATACCGCCGGTGGCCCCGTGGAACCCCTCGCTTCCGCATGTCATTCCGGTAACCAATTGCCTCCCGTCCGCCGGATCCCATGGACAGCGCCGGCGGGCCCCCCGATTCGGAGGATTTCGTGCTCCGCTCCGCCGTCCGCTCTGGACTGAAGCGGGAGTTCGTCTTTGCCCTCAGGTCCCAGGCCCAGCTTCCGTCTTCCCTCGGCCGTACCCGTTCCGGCAGGTCACCCGCCGCCCCAGCAGCTTTTCCTCCTAGAGCGAGCAAGAAGCGCAGGAAATCTGGTGGGGATCTGCCGTTGCAGACGGCTGCGACCGTGACGGATGTTGTGGATTGTGACGATGAGCCTGTCACGGATGTCGTTTCATCAGCGAACCAGACCCCCTTGGAAACCCTTGTGTCGGTCGATGTTTGTGGTGAATCTGCCGCGGAGGCCGCTCTTCCACGGATGAATTCTGTGGCTGCCCCAGTCATTGTGGATGGTGACGATGAGCCCACGGCGGATTTTGTTCCGTCAGCGATTTGGACCCCCTTGGCCACCCTCGTGCCGGTTGATGGTTGTGGTGAATCCGCCGCGGAGGCTGCTCCTCCACAGATAAGCCGCGTTGAAGCCCCAACCGTCGTGGATCGTGACGATGTGCCTACCGCAGATGCTGCTTCTTCTGCGAATGGTCCTGTCTTGGAAACACTAGTGTCTATTGACGGTTGTGGTGAACCTGCAGCGGAGACTGCTCCTCCACAGATGAAGCCCGTCAAAGACCCTACCGTTGTGGATCGTGACGATGAGCCCATATCGGATGCTGTTTCTTTAGCAAATGGTGGTATCTTTGAAAACCCCGTGTTGATCGATAGTAGTGGTGAATCTGCAACGGAGATTGCTGCTCCACAGGTGAAACCTATCAAAGTATTTGTCAGATCTCCATTGAGGGGCAAAGCTGGTGGTCTGTTGAAATCTCCTAATCGTTGGGTCCAAGCGTTAGCATCTGCTGCTGATGCACCAATTGTTCTTGATGATGTTGCTGCATGCAAATCGAATGGCATCTCCCTTGATAATCGTTGTTCTGTGAAGAACCAGATAGTGATTAATTGTGATGCTGAGTTGAATGTGGATCACTTGGCATCCAAGAATCAATTAGAAAGCTCCAGAGCATCACAAATTGAGGATACAGTACAAGTATCAATTATTGAAAGCCCTCCTCCAGCGTTGACAATGAATAATGAAGAACCTTTACAGGGAACACCAACAGTAATGGACTATCAAGATGGTGGAAAGATGGAAAATAGCCTACCACAGAAGCCTGTGAGGAGGTTTACGAGGTCATTATTGAAGGTTCCTCCTGTAGAAAAGGAAGGTCCAATAGCGATTATCTCTAGTATGGAAAGTGGTCATGACAGCATTATGGATGATGACAAATTTCCAGGGAAGCCCAACAGGAGGTCTGGTATCAAGTCTGAGGAAGAAGATTCTGGATCAGATGTTGGTGCAGGCGCTAGCGGTGAGTCCACTGGATCAGAGGGAACAAAAGGTGGTGAAAACTCTGTTAATGGGTCTTTGAACTCAACCCCAAAGAATAAGATGGAACTGAAGATGTCAAAGAAGATTTCTCTGACAAAGCTACCTGGTAATGTGAGGGAATTGCTGTCAACTGGATTGCTTGAGGGATTGCCGGTCAAGTATATGACATCCAATGGAAAGGTATGCTGCAACCTCCATAAATAGAATTCACAATGTTGTCTTGGTCTTCTTTAATGTTTTTTCTTGCTGAAAGAGATTTGGAATTAATCTTCTGACATCAAAAGAATCTAAAAGCCAAATTGTACTCTTTATTAGTTCAACTGGATCCTTTTGTTCTTTCTGTATGTCTTGTGCTTTATTTTATGGTCGACTTTTTGTCTATGTTACCGTGCTGGTCACTCTATATATAGTTATTCCTGTACATTCTTTATGGACACTATGATTTTGATCAGGAATTGTCTTTATGACATTATTATTACAGCAAATTGAGCTTCACGGTGTGATTAAGGGCAATGGTATATTGTGCTCTTGTGCTACTTGTGATAGCTCGATTGTAAGTATTTTCTCTGTTATAGCTTCGTGCTAGTTAACATCGTGTTAGATCAATttattgttttttatttatttattttttggatgTGTGGCATAAAGGTTGTTTCAGCATATGTGTTTGAGCAGCATGCTGGCAGCACAAAAAAGCACCCAGCGGATTTCATTTACCTGCAAAATGGTAATAGCCTCCATGATGTGGTGAAAGCATGCCATGGTGCTCCTTTAGACATGTTGGAGGCTGCAATTCAAGGTGCAATTGGTCCAGTGCCTCCAAAGAAATGCTTTACATGTCAAAAATGCAAAGGTGATGTTTTCTACTTTGAGTTTATGAATTAATTACATTCACTAAGATTATTGACATGGTTGCATGCCACCAATTTTCTGTAGTGTCATTTTCCACTTCGCGTGTTGGGAAATTTGCATGGTTATGTGACTCGTGTCTTGAATTAAAGCAACTTTCGAGAACTCCAAGCCCACTCAATGGAGTGGTCAGCTCTACCAGGTGCTTCCTTTGTCCTGTGTCAAAGATTGGTTTTGTTTCTCTAGCTTTGTCATAAAGGAATCTGATCTATAATGCTTTGGGTATGTTTTGTTAGTTTACCCATCATTTGctggtggtatgttcttgttactGTTTCTACTGTTGTACAGATCATGCTTTGACATTCTCAGATACTGAACCTGTGCTGGTACCTGGTTAGACCTGTGACGGTATGTCGGCACATGCTGTGGTCCATGCCACTGACCTAACAGGCTATCGGGCTGGTATGAATCGGTCTGAGTGAAACATAGAACCATGGTATAAACCAGTGATAACACGAGGCTCTCGGGCGTTCGCCTAGGTGCCCAGGTGAGATGAGTTTCGAGCACCTCAAACAGGGGTCAAGTTGGCATCTTCGATTGGGTGCTTAGGTGTGCCCCTAGGCATAGGCATAGGCATAGGCATTGGGCGGCCCAAGCATTTGTGTAGCCCATTGAGCCTCCTCGACACCCCATGCTGCCTCCTCTGCGCTTCTCCTTTTTCCCACCCCTCTCCTTCCCTCCCACTATTTCTCTCCCTCATCCGTAGTTGCCCCGTTGATCCTCCTGGATACcctcctctctcctcttcctctgtGCTTCTCCCCCCTCCCCTCTCTCCTTTCCTCTTGTTGTCTCTCCTCTACCATCGCCCCTACTGAGTGTCCCTGACGACACCCTCCCTTTTCCCTCCTTCATGCTTCTCCCTCCTCCCCTCTCTCCTTTAATCCCTCTTTCTTCTTATCCGTCA of Musa acuminata AAA Group cultivar baxijiao chromosome BXJ1-7, Cavendish_Baxijiao_AAA, whole genome shotgun sequence contains these proteins:
- the LOC135679046 gene encoding uncharacterized protein LOC135679046 isoform X2, with the protein product MDSAGGPPDSEDFVLRSAVRSGLKREFVFALRSQAQLPSSLGRTRSGRSPAAPAAFPPRASKKRRKSGGDLPLQTAATVTDVVDCDDEPVTDVVSSANQTPLETLVSVDVCGESAAEAALPRMNSVAAPVIVDGDDEPTADFVPSAIWTPLATLVPVDGCGESAAEAAPPQISRVEAPTVVDRDDVPTADAASSANGPVLETLVSIDGCGEPAAETAPPQMKPVKDPTVVDRDDEPISDAVSLANGGIFENPVLIDSSGESATEIAAPQVKPIKVFVRSPLRGKAGGLLKSPNRWVQALASAADAPIVLDDVAACKSNGISLDNRCSVKNQIVINCDAELNVDHLASKNQLESSRASQIEDTVQVSIIESPPPALTMNNEEPLQGTPTVMDYQDGGKMENSLPQKPVRRFTRSLLKVPPVEKEGPIAIISSMESGHDSIMDDDKFPGKPNRRSGIKSEEEDSGSDVGAGASGESTGSEGTKGGENSVNGSLNSTPKNKMELKMSKKISLTKLPGNVRELLSTGLLEGLPVKYMTSNGKQIELHGVIKGNGILCSCATCDSSIHAGSTKKHPADFIYLQNGNSLHDVVKACHGAPLDMLEAAIQGAIGPVPPKKCFTCQKCKVSFSTSRVGKFAWLCDSCLELKQLSRTPSPLNGVVSSTRLSRTSSTPDMSNNSSKNLSSIKKSSLGRLTRKDLGLHKLVFMSGILPEGTEVGYYVRGKRLLEGYIKDSGIYCRCCNTVVSPSQFEAHAGRAARRKPYNNIYTSNGVSLHELSVSLSKDRKLSANENDDLCSICADGGDLLLCDLCPRAFHTGCVGLPSIPVGDWYCQYCINLHQRERSVACNDNAIAAGRVAGVDPIEQIFKRSIRIVTTSQTDVGGCAFCRSHDFSKSRFDDRTVMICDQCEKEYHVGCLREQMMADLKELPEGEWFCCDDCSRIWNSLQEFLFRGTQPLPELNTDIIKKKLENKGVNGDADVDIRWRLLSGKTDTADSKLLLSRAVAIFHESFDPIIEATTGRDLIPSMVYGRTVRDQDFGGMFCAVLTVGSSVVSAGILRVLGSEIAELPLVATSREHQGQGYFQSLFSCIERLLGSLNVKHFLLPAADEAESIWTKKFGFTKITLDQLHQFLNGARTTVFEGTSMLHKSIPAIPVSSQVEPAVN
- the LOC135679046 gene encoding uncharacterized protein LOC135679046 isoform X1 produces the protein MDSAGGPPDSEDFVLRSAVRSGLKREFVFALRSQAQLPSSLGRTRSGRSPAAPAAFPPRASKKRRKSGGDLPLQTAATVTDVVDCDDEPVTDVVSSANQTPLETLVSVDVCGESAAEAALPRMNSVAAPVIVDGDDEPTADFVPSAIWTPLATLVPVDGCGESAAEAAPPQISRVEAPTVVDRDDVPTADAASSANGPVLETLVSIDGCGEPAAETAPPQMKPVKDPTVVDRDDEPISDAVSLANGGIFENPVLIDSSGESATEIAAPQVKPIKVFVRSPLRGKAGGLLKSPNRWVQALASAADAPIVLDDVAACKSNGISLDNRCSVKNQIVINCDAELNVDHLASKNQLESSRASQIEDTVQVSIIESPPPALTMNNEEPLQGTPTVMDYQDGGKMENSLPQKPVRRFTRSLLKVPPVEKEGPIAIISSMESGHDSIMDDDKFPGKPNRRSGIKSEEEDSGSDVGAGASGESTGSEGTKGGENSVNGSLNSTPKNKMELKMSKKISLTKLPGNVRELLSTGLLEGLPVKYMTSNGKQIELHGVIKGNGILCSCATCDSSIVVSAYVFEQHAGSTKKHPADFIYLQNGNSLHDVVKACHGAPLDMLEAAIQGAIGPVPPKKCFTCQKCKVSFSTSRVGKFAWLCDSCLELKQLSRTPSPLNGVVSSTRLSRTSSTPDMSNNSSKNLSSIKKSSLGRLTRKDLGLHKLVFMSGILPEGTEVGYYVRGKRLLEGYIKDSGIYCRCCNTVVSPSQFEAHAGRAARRKPYNNIYTSNGVSLHELSVSLSKDRKLSANENDDLCSICADGGDLLLCDLCPRAFHTGCVGLPSIPVGDWYCQYCINLHQRERSVACNDNAIAAGRVAGVDPIEQIFKRSIRIVTTSQTDVGGCAFCRSHDFSKSRFDDRTVMICDQCEKEYHVGCLREQMMADLKELPEGEWFCCDDCSRIWNSLQEFLFRGTQPLPELNTDIIKKKLENKGVNGDADVDIRWRLLSGKTDTADSKLLLSRAVAIFHESFDPIIEATTGRDLIPSMVYGRTVRDQDFGGMFCAVLTVGSSVVSAGILRVLGSEIAELPLVATSREHQGQGYFQSLFSCIERLLGSLNVKHFLLPAADEAESIWTKKFGFTKITLDQLHQFLNGARTTVFEGTSMLHKSIPAIPVSSQVEPAVN
- the LOC135679046 gene encoding uncharacterized protein LOC135679046 isoform X3 — its product is MDSAGGPPDSEDFVLRSAVRSGLKREFVFALRSQAQLPSSLGRTRSGRSPAAPAAFPPRASKKRRKSGGDLPLQTAATVTDVVDCDDEPVTDVVSSANQTPLETLVSVDVCGESAAEAALPRMNSVAAPVIVDGDDEPTADFVPSAIWTPLATLVPVDGCGESAAEAAPPQISRVEAPTVVDRDDVPTADAASSANGPVLETLVSIDGCGEPAAETAPPQMKPVKDPTVVDRDDEPISDAVSLANGGIFENPVLIDSSGESATEIAAPQVKPIKVFVRSPLRGKAGGLLKSPNRWVQALASAADAPIVLDDVAACKSNGISLDNRCSVKNQIVINCDAELNVDHLASKNQLESSRASQIEDTVQVSIIESPPPALTMNNEEPLQGTPTVMDYQDGGKMENSLPQKPVRRFTRSLLKVPPVEKEGPIAIISSMESGHDSIMDDDKFPGKPNRRSGIKSEEEDSGSDVGAGASGESTGSEGTKGGENSVNGSLNSTPKNKMELKMSKKISLTKLPGNVRELLSTGLLEGLPVKYMTSNGKQIELHGVIKGNGILCSCATCDSSIVVSAYVFEQHAGSTKKHPADFIYLQNGNSLHDVVKACHGAPLDMLEAAIQGAIGPVPPKKCFTCQKCKVSFSTSRVGKFAWLCDSCLELKQLSRTPSPLNGVVSSTRDLGLHKLVFMSGILPEGTEVGYYVRGKRLLEGYIKDSGIYCRCCNTVVSPSQFEAHAGRAARRKPYNNIYTSNGVSLHELSVSLSKDRKLSANENDDLCSICADGGDLLLCDLCPRAFHTGCVGLPSIPVGDWYCQYCINLHQRERSVACNDNAIAAGRVAGVDPIEQIFKRSIRIVTTSQTDVGGCAFCRSHDFSKSRFDDRTVMICDQCEKEYHVGCLREQMMADLKELPEGEWFCCDDCSRIWNSLQEFLFRGTQPLPELNTDIIKKKLENKGVNGDADVDIRWRLLSGKTDTADSKLLLSRAVAIFHESFDPIIEATTGRDLIPSMVYGRTVRDQDFGGMFCAVLTVGSSVVSAGILRVLGSEIAELPLVATSREHQGQGYFQSLFSCIERLLGSLNVKHFLLPAADEAESIWTKKFGFTKITLDQLHQFLNGARTTVFEGTSMLHKSIPAIPVSSQVEPAVN